In Pseudomonas fluorescens, the following are encoded in one genomic region:
- a CDS encoding DEAD/DEAH box helicase: MFSQFALHERLLKAVAELKFVEPTPVQAAAIPLALQGRDLRVTAQTGSGKTAAFVLPILNRLIGPAKIRVSIKTLILLPTRELAQQTLKEVERFSQFTFIKSGLITGGEDFKVQAAMLRKVPDILIGTPGRMIEQLNAGNLDLKEVEVLVLDEADRMLDMGFADDVQRLVDECTNRQQTMLFSATTGGSGLREMIAKVLNNPEHLQLNAVSQLNETTRQQIITADHNQHKEQIVNWLLANETYQKAIVFTNTRAMADRIYGRLVAQEYKAFVLHGEKDQKDRKLAIDRLKQGGVKILVATDVAARGLDVDGLDLVINFDMPRSGDEYVHRIGRTGRAGNDGLAISLICHGDWNLMSSIERYLKQSFERRTIKEVKGTYGGPKKVKASGKAVGVKKKKTDAKGDKKKTAAKTPTKRKSANRPKSDSLVSKDGMAPLKRRKPEAPAAE, from the coding sequence GTGTTTTCCCAATTCGCCCTGCACGAACGCCTGCTCAAAGCCGTGGCCGAGCTGAAATTTGTCGAGCCAACGCCTGTGCAAGCCGCGGCCATCCCGCTGGCGCTCCAGGGGCGTGACCTGCGGGTGACGGCGCAAACCGGTAGCGGCAAAACCGCTGCATTCGTTTTGCCCATCCTCAACCGTCTGATCGGCCCGGCGAAAATCCGTGTCAGCATCAAGACCCTGATCCTGCTGCCGACCCGCGAACTGGCCCAGCAGACCTTGAAAGAAGTTGAACGCTTCTCGCAGTTCACCTTCATCAAGTCCGGCCTGATCACCGGCGGTGAAGACTTCAAGGTCCAGGCCGCGATGCTGCGCAAGGTGCCGGACATCCTGATCGGTACGCCGGGCCGGATGATTGAGCAGTTGAACGCCGGCAACCTCGACTTGAAAGAAGTTGAAGTACTGGTGCTCGACGAAGCCGACCGCATGCTCGACATGGGCTTCGCCGATGACGTTCAGCGTCTGGTGGACGAGTGCACCAACCGTCAGCAGACCATGCTGTTCTCCGCCACCACCGGTGGTTCGGGCCTGCGCGAGATGATCGCCAAAGTCCTGAACAACCCTGAGCACTTGCAGCTCAACGCGGTCAGCCAGCTGAACGAAACCACCCGTCAGCAAATCATCACCGCTGACCACAACCAGCACAAAGAACAGATCGTCAACTGGCTGCTGGCCAACGAGACCTACCAGAAGGCCATCGTCTTCACCAACACCCGGGCCATGGCCGACCGTATCTACGGCCGCCTGGTGGCGCAGGAATACAAGGCGTTCGTGCTGCACGGCGAGAAAGACCAGAAGGATCGCAAACTGGCGATCGACCGCCTGAAGCAGGGCGGCGTGAAAATCCTCGTGGCCACCGACGTCGCCGCTCGCGGTCTGGACGTGGACGGCCTGGACCTGGTGATCAACTTCGACATGCCGCGCAGCGGCGACGAATACGTGCACCGCATCGGTCGTACCGGCCGCGCCGGTAACGACGGCCTGGCCATCTCGCTGATCTGCCACGGCGACTGGAACCTGATGTCGAGCATCGAGCGCTACCTCAAGCAGAGCTTCGAGCGCCGTACCATCAAGGAAGTCAAAGGCACCTACGGCGGACCGAAAAAGGTCAAGGCCTCGGGCAAGGCCGTCGGCGTGAAGAAGAAAAAGACCGACGCCAAGGGCGACAAGAAGAAAACCGCCGCCAAGACCCCGACCAAGCGCAAGAGCGCCAACCGGCCGAAGAGCGACTCCCTGGTCAGCAAGGACGGCATGGCCCCGCTCAAGCGCCGCAAGCCGGAAGCGCCAGCGGCTGAGTAA
- a CDS encoding thioredoxin family protein yields the protein MNIQNHPVVSREEWLAARKQHLAHEKAFTRERDRLSAERRALPWVKIDKDYHFQGPNGELKLADLFGGRSQLVIYHFMFAEGWDEGCPGCSYLSDHIDGANQHLAHHDVAVVAVSHAPIAEFQAFKRRMGWKFDWVSSEGCDFNYDFGVTARAEDVAAGKATYNYEKTDGSEEELPGLSVFYRNDAGEIFHTYSTYARGLDMLVGAYNYLDLTPKGRNEEEIMEWVRHHDKYEKQEKSSCCHGG from the coding sequence ATGAATATTCAGAATCATCCCGTCGTATCGCGGGAAGAATGGCTCGCCGCCCGCAAACAGCACCTGGCCCACGAAAAAGCCTTCACCAGGGAAAGGGACAGGCTCAGTGCCGAACGCCGCGCCTTGCCCTGGGTGAAAATCGACAAGGACTACCACTTCCAGGGGCCCAACGGCGAACTGAAACTGGCGGATCTGTTCGGGGGGCGCAGCCAGTTGGTCATCTACCACTTCATGTTCGCCGAGGGCTGGGACGAGGGCTGCCCCGGTTGCTCGTACCTGAGCGATCACATCGACGGCGCCAACCAACACCTTGCCCACCATGACGTGGCCGTGGTGGCGGTTTCCCACGCACCGATCGCCGAATTCCAGGCGTTCAAGCGGCGCATGGGCTGGAAATTCGACTGGGTGTCGTCAGAAGGATGCGATTTCAACTACGACTTTGGCGTCACCGCCCGAGCTGAAGACGTCGCCGCCGGAAAGGCTACGTACAACTACGAAAAAACCGACGGTTCCGAGGAAGAACTCCCCGGTCTCAGCGTGTTTTATCGCAATGACGCCGGCGAAATTTTCCATACCTACTCCACCTATGCCCGGGGCCTGGACATGCTGGTCGGCGCCTACAACTACCTCGACCTGACGCCCAAGGGGCGCAACGAAGAAGAAATCATGGAGTGGGTGCGACATCATGACAAATATGAGAAACAGGAGAAGTCGAGCTGCTGTCATGGTGGTTAG